One region of Desulfovibrio sp. JC010 genomic DNA includes:
- a CDS encoding phenylacetate--CoA ligase family protein, with translation MVDRSNGLFNDYEKDTPEARSERQLTKIKAVIEKAAESSQEFKSRMEEAGISAADITDLESFSKIPVLRKKDLISLQQEKGLDWLLTAKPGELSRIYQSPGPIFDPEGREADYWGWTEGFYAAGFREGDLVQMTFSYHLTPAGLMLEQPLREIGCAVVPAGPGNTPVQMQLMTSLPVTGFVGMTSYLKVIAEKAQADGLDLKKDFNLDVAFVAAEILPESLRSEVEDAFGMKVRQGYGTADLGCIAYECLELGGMHVSSRCYVEICDPKTGEPLPMGEIGEVVVTPYTLSYPLVRFATGDLSRMVDEPCGCGRTAPKLAGILGRADDTAKVKGQFVYPSQVAEVIREFPAIAKHQIVVSNEGGKDKLTLKMVLEGQLDEKAFIPAFQDKIKLRPVMEILADNNAIKDDAAPLVDERTYE, from the coding sequence ATGGTGGATAGATCTAACGGACTATTTAACGACTACGAAAAGGATACTCCTGAAGCTCGGTCAGAAAGGCAGCTGACTAAAATTAAAGCCGTTATCGAAAAAGCGGCGGAATCTTCACAGGAATTCAAATCGCGCATGGAAGAAGCCGGAATATCTGCTGCTGATATTACCGACCTTGAATCTTTCAGTAAAATTCCGGTCCTGCGCAAGAAGGACCTGATTTCCCTGCAGCAGGAAAAGGGACTGGATTGGCTGCTCACCGCTAAACCCGGTGAATTGAGCAGGATCTACCAGTCCCCCGGTCCCATCTTCGATCCCGAAGGTCGTGAAGCCGACTACTGGGGCTGGACCGAAGGTTTCTACGCCGCAGGTTTCCGTGAAGGAGATCTGGTACAGATGACTTTCAGCTATCATCTGACTCCGGCGGGTTTGATGCTTGAGCAGCCTTTGCGCGAAATAGGCTGCGCTGTGGTCCCTGCGGGACCGGGCAATACCCCGGTACAGATGCAGCTTATGACCAGCCTGCCCGTTACCGGATTTGTGGGCATGACCAGTTATCTGAAAGTTATTGCCGAGAAGGCGCAGGCTGATGGTCTTGACCTGAAAAAGGATTTTAATCTGGATGTGGCTTTTGTGGCAGCGGAAATCCTGCCCGAATCCCTGCGCAGCGAAGTGGAAGATGCCTTCGGCATGAAGGTCCGTCAGGGGTACGGAACCGCTGATCTGGGCTGCATAGCTTATGAGTGCCTTGAGCTGGGCGGCATGCATGTTTCCAGCCGCTGCTATGTGGAAATCTGCGATCCCAAGACCGGGGAACCTTTGCCCATGGGCGAAATAGGTGAAGTGGTTGTCACTCCATATACCCTTTCCTATCCGCTGGTCAGGTTTGCCACCGGAGACCTTTCGCGCATGGTGGACGAGCCTTGCGGGTGCGGGCGTACCGCGCCGAAACTGGCGGGAATTCTCGGCCGCGCCGATGATACCGCCAAGGTCAAAGGGCAGTTTGTGTACCCGTCACAGGTCGCTGAAGTTATCCGTGAATTTCCGGCCATTGCCAAACACCAGATCGTGGTCAGCAACGAGGGCGGCAAGGATAAATTGACGCTCAAGATGGTCCTTGAAGGTCAGCTGGACGAGAAAGCGTTCATCCCCGCTTTTCAGGACAAAATCAAGCTGCGTCCGGTCATGGAAATCCTTGCAGACAATAATGCCATCAAAGATGACGCCGCCCCCCTTGTGGATGAGCGCACTTACGAGTAA
- a CDS encoding sigma-54 dependent transcriptional regulator, which translates to MSKTAFPKNPVLLVDDEETWTRSFSLALKSAGINNILCCNDSREVEAILETTEVEVIAADLAMPHVSGEDLIRLVTSKHADIPILVITGMSQVETAVQCVKLGAFDFFVKTYDKSSLVSGIRHAIQIRELKRENTTLRSRFFDDRLERPEIFENIVTANSAMRSIFKYIEAIAESSQPVLITGESGVGKELIAGAIHRASGRSGEFVPVNVAGLDDNIFADTLFGHKKGAFTGADKARPGLVVNAGGGTLFLDEIGDLAHGSQLKLLRLVQEREYMAIGSDLTRKTDARIIAATNIDPEELNKSGRFRSDLYYRLKAHHVHIPPLRDRKEDLPLLVDYFLSQACESEGRAKPEVPGELSGLLMGYDFPGNVRELQFMVMDAVSCTEGTVLNSERLQNHIGKGAPVCLEAGPTVAGSQKVAFGTELPTLKEVSEELTLEAMRRAENNQVEAARSLGISRQALNKRLNNMKRDNSDS; encoded by the coding sequence ATGAGTAAAACCGCATTCCCCAAGAATCCTGTACTCCTTGTTGATGACGAGGAAACATGGACCCGATCCTTCTCCCTTGCCCTCAAGTCTGCGGGCATAAACAATATCCTGTGCTGTAACGACAGCCGCGAAGTGGAAGCCATCCTTGAAACCACCGAGGTGGAAGTCATTGCCGCAGATCTCGCCATGCCCCATGTCAGCGGTGAGGATTTGATCCGGCTGGTAACCTCAAAGCATGCCGATATCCCCATTCTGGTCATTACCGGCATGAGTCAGGTGGAAACAGCGGTCCAATGCGTAAAACTGGGGGCCTTTGATTTCTTTGTCAAAACCTATGATAAAAGCTCTCTGGTCTCAGGTATCCGGCATGCCATCCAGATTCGTGAGCTGAAGCGGGAAAACACCACCCTGCGTTCCCGTTTCTTTGATGACCGACTTGAACGTCCCGAAATTTTTGAGAATATCGTTACTGCGAATTCGGCTATGCGCTCCATCTTTAAATACATCGAGGCCATTGCCGAATCATCACAACCGGTGCTCATTACCGGGGAATCCGGGGTGGGCAAGGAGCTTATTGCCGGAGCCATTCACCGGGCCAGCGGGCGATCCGGCGAGTTTGTTCCGGTCAACGTGGCCGGACTTGATGACAATATTTTTGCCGACACTCTCTTCGGACACAAGAAGGGGGCTTTCACCGGAGCGGACAAGGCCCGTCCGGGGCTGGTTGTCAATGCCGGGGGAGGAACCCTTTTTCTCGATGAAATAGGGGATCTGGCCCATGGTTCACAGTTGAAACTGCTCCGTCTGGTTCAGGAGCGCGAATACATGGCTATCGGTTCGGACCTGACCCGCAAGACCGATGCCCGCATAATCGCCGCCACCAATATCGATCCTGAAGAGTTGAACAAAAGCGGCAGATTCCGCAGCGATCTTTACTACAGACTCAAGGCCCACCATGTGCACATACCGCCGCTGCGTGACCGCAAGGAAGATCTTCCGTTGCTGGTCGATTATTTCCTGAGTCAGGCTTGCGAAAGTGAGGGCCGGGCCAAGCCTGAAGTTCCGGGAGAACTCAGCGGTCTGCTCATGGGATATGATTTTCCGGGAAATGTTCGGGAACTTCAATTCATGGTTATGGACGCCGTCAGTTGTACTGAGGGTACAGTCCTGAACAGCGAGCGGCTGCAGAACCATATAGGAAAGGGTGCACCGGTATGTCTGGAAGCAGGCCCGACCGTTGCAGGCAGTCAAAAGGTGGCCTTCGGCACGGAGCTTCCGACCCTCAAGGAAGTAAGTGAAGAGCTGACCTTGGAGGCTATGCGTCGTGCAGAAAACAATCAGGTGGAAGCGGCCCGGAGCCTTGGAATATCACGACAGGCTTTGAATAAGAGACTTAACAATATGAAGCGGGATAACAGCGACAGCTGA
- a CDS encoding PAS domain-containing sensor histidine kinase, which yields MGFETKRLHKRVSALAEQNNRLRKEIKQLRALIDAPRNLMQFSFDSEYRYITYNQAHFEFIKHSWGVSICPGMNILDIFSSDQDRESARNHFDRVLGGESYILKREYKPRKGETRFYENTYVPVFENGVIVAGSVAAHDITEWSEIEEEGRKYRAIFDKALEGIFRSTAKGRFIEANQEMARILGYKSPEELMESITDISKQLYCDPVERDTVMAILRDQELVKDFETRMFRKDGTSIWVEFNARCEKDDDGHTLYVEGKLTDISTRKENDRRRRQMVQAEKMASLGVLVAGVAHEINNPNSYLTLNLPTLRDVWNDAQEILDEYSDEHGDFVLGGLEYSELREQFPYLLGEMIEGAGRIKDIVSQLKDYSRQDSEDAREFVELNNVVRGALTFVRHKIKKTVRHFELTLPEKSPVVEGNQQRLIQVLMNLIVNSCEAMPAEDSHLSVSVSTSQGEKQKARAMIIVKDNGHGIPQENLRHIEDPFFTTKRDSGGTGLGLSISSSIVKMNNGKLEFLSPPEGGTVAVISLPLYK from the coding sequence ATGGGTTTTGAAACAAAGAGATTACATAAGCGAGTCAGCGCGCTTGCGGAACAGAATAACCGTTTGCGCAAAGAAATTAAACAATTGCGGGCACTCATCGATGCTCCCCGCAATCTGATGCAGTTTTCTTTTGATTCCGAATATCGTTACATCACCTATAATCAGGCCCATTTTGAATTTATAAAACACAGTTGGGGCGTGAGCATTTGTCCCGGAATGAATATTCTGGATATTTTTTCCAGCGATCAGGATCGCGAATCCGCACGGAATCATTTCGACCGCGTTTTAGGCGGTGAGTCATATATTCTGAAAAGGGAATATAAACCCCGCAAAGGTGAAACCCGTTTCTATGAAAATACCTATGTTCCGGTTTTTGAAAACGGGGTGATCGTTGCCGGATCAGTGGCAGCCCATGACATTACCGAATGGAGCGAAATTGAAGAGGAGGGCCGTAAGTACCGGGCGATATTCGACAAGGCTCTCGAAGGTATTTTCCGCTCTACGGCAAAAGGAAGATTCATAGAGGCCAATCAGGAGATGGCCCGAATTCTGGGGTATAAGAGCCCGGAAGAACTTATGGAATCCATTACCGATATCAGCAAACAGCTGTACTGCGATCCGGTTGAACGGGATACGGTCATGGCTATCCTGCGCGATCAGGAACTGGTCAAGGATTTCGAGACCCGCATGTTCCGCAAGGACGGCACATCCATCTGGGTTGAATTCAATGCCCGCTGCGAAAAGGACGATGACGGACACACTCTTTATGTGGAAGGCAAGCTCACCGATATTTCAACACGAAAGGAAAATGACCGCCGTCGCCGGCAGATGGTGCAGGCTGAGAAAATGGCATCGCTCGGCGTTCTGGTGGCCGGGGTGGCCCACGAAATCAACAACCCCAACAGCTACCTGACTTTGAATCTTCCCACATTGCGCGATGTATGGAACGATGCGCAGGAGATTCTTGACGAATACAGCGATGAACATGGTGACTTTGTTCTTGGAGGGCTGGAATATTCCGAACTGCGCGAGCAGTTTCCTTATCTGCTCGGTGAAATGATTGAAGGGGCGGGACGTATTAAGGACATAGTCTCCCAGCTTAAGGATTATTCAAGGCAGGACAGTGAAGATGCCCGCGAGTTTGTGGAACTCAATAATGTCGTACGCGGAGCTTTGACCTTTGTGCGGCATAAGATCAAAAAAACTGTTCGTCATTTTGAACTTACGCTGCCGGAAAAGAGTCCGGTGGTGGAAGGTAACCAGCAGCGGCTTATTCAGGTGTTGATGAATCTCATAGTAAACAGTTGTGAGGCAATGCCTGCGGAGGACAGCCATTTATCAGTCTCAGTCAGTACCAGTCAGGGAGAGAAGCAAAAAGCGCGGGCCATGATCATTGTAAAAGATAACGGTCACGGCATCCCGCAGGAAAACCTGCGCCATATCGAAGACCCTTTTTTTACCACCAAGCGTGACAGTGGCGGAACCGGGCTTGGTCTTTCCATTTCTTCAAGCATTGTCAAAATGAATAACGGCAAACTTGAGTTTTTATCACCGCCTGAGGGCGGTACTGTTGCGGTCATCTCTCTGCCGCTTTATAAATGA
- a CDS encoding NHL repeat-containing protein, producing the protein MPYLCRYVVSLLFLLIASLPAHAFENVKFKSSMPTGTPEPVDIAIDRDGEIFVVDGKEGQIIVFDSKGHLKSRFGESGKDDGEMRSPCSIAISPEGDVVVADTGNDRIVVFKQDGTFKKNFGEAGSKPGQLNDPVAVAIDKFGFVYVAEEGTKRVQVFSSRGIFLWAIQLPEKPKDIVLDPARNVYVLVPKVGKVLIFDSKGKQSGSIACTANGDDFGKDAMGLAVDKRGDIYISEDEDQSVKKFDKTGRLLISFGSEGEGRGQFDDPAGLACTDNDTVFVVDTGNERVQSFNISGSSKKEMTPVTVSPPMIVFEKEIVSGEDISALFVTPDKKLYAVNSKEGQIHLRGSSASLTWGDSGNDPGEFRKPQGVAVSKSGNVYVADTGNNRIQLLNPDGSFNYKFGKKGDKTGQFDDPSDVAVNSKGLIYVADTDNHRVEIFNPDTMFLASFGLETEDSKNPEGGSFDKPTDLAIDSADNVYVLDFKNNRVQLFDSDGNFKRVIGGPGEGLGQFDEPLSIATDEKDYLYVADSKNSRIQIFDGDGNLVVAFGSPGEGTGRFKKLSAVAASKGRVYVADEDSEKIQVFSFYPKGIVKKDRTYATSMAYPVPGMNGDAGKKATTQNAKQMAIKDLAAKYKVSPMHMSKYIEVEDEEVFPDGRVKVTISAPKKIPAEKRVAPKPRKVKKAPKYQLQ; encoded by the coding sequence ATGCCTTATTTGTGTAGATATGTAGTTTCTCTTTTATTCCTGCTTATTGCATCATTGCCGGCCCATGCTTTTGAAAATGTGAAATTCAAGTCCTCCATGCCGACCGGGACTCCTGAACCTGTGGATATTGCCATAGACAGGGACGGTGAAATATTTGTTGTGGACGGCAAAGAAGGCCAGATTATTGTTTTTGATTCCAAAGGGCATCTCAAAAGCAGGTTCGGAGAATCCGGAAAAGATGACGGGGAGATGCGTAGTCCCTGCTCCATAGCCATCAGCCCGGAGGGGGATGTGGTGGTGGCTGATACCGGTAATGATCGTATCGTTGTCTTCAAACAGGATGGAACCTTCAAAAAAAATTTCGGGGAAGCAGGTTCTAAACCGGGACAACTTAATGATCCCGTGGCCGTGGCCATTGATAAATTCGGATTTGTTTACGTAGCCGAAGAAGGCACCAAAAGGGTGCAGGTATTCTCCTCCCGGGGTATTTTCCTCTGGGCCATACAGCTTCCGGAAAAACCTAAGGACATCGTCCTTGATCCGGCCCGCAATGTTTATGTGCTGGTGCCGAAAGTAGGCAAGGTGCTCATCTTTGATTCCAAGGGCAAGCAGAGCGGAAGTATTGCCTGCACAGCCAATGGCGATGATTTCGGCAAGGATGCCATGGGTCTGGCAGTGGATAAGCGCGGTGATATCTATATTTCAGAAGATGAAGACCAGAGCGTTAAAAAATTTGATAAAACCGGACGTCTGCTGATCTCCTTCGGTTCAGAAGGTGAAGGGAGAGGGCAGTTTGATGATCCTGCCGGGCTGGCCTGCACTGACAATGATACCGTCTTTGTGGTCGATACCGGCAACGAAAGGGTCCAGTCCTTCAACATCAGCGGCAGCAGCAAAAAGGAAATGACTCCGGTAACTGTTTCCCCGCCCATGATTGTTTTTGAAAAGGAAATTGTCAGCGGAGAAGATATTTCCGCGCTGTTCGTCACTCCGGACAAGAAACTCTATGCCGTGAACAGCAAAGAGGGGCAGATTCACCTGCGCGGCAGTTCCGCCAGCCTGACCTGGGGAGATTCCGGTAATGATCCCGGTGAATTCCGCAAGCCGCAGGGCGTCGCCGTAAGCAAGTCAGGTAACGTGTACGTTGCCGATACCGGCAACAACCGTATTCAGCTGCTCAATCCTGACGGAAGTTTCAACTACAAATTCGGCAAAAAAGGCGACAAGACCGGGCAGTTTGACGATCCTTCGGATGTGGCGGTTAACTCAAAAGGGTTGATCTACGTGGCCGATACCGACAACCACCGGGTGGAGATTTTTAACCCGGACACCATGTTTCTGGCTTCTTTCGGCCTTGAAACCGAGGATTCCAAGAATCCCGAAGGCGGCAGCTTCGACAAACCCACAGATCTTGCCATCGACAGCGCGGACAATGTTTATGTTCTTGATTTCAAGAACAATCGGGTCCAGCTTTTTGATTCCGACGGCAATTTCAAGCGGGTGATCGGCGGTCCCGGTGAAGGGCTCGGTCAATTTGATGAACCGCTTTCCATTGCCACAGATGAAAAAGATTACCTCTATGTGGCTGATTCCAAGAACAGTCGTATTCAGATTTTTGATGGGGATGGAAATCTTGTCGTGGCTTTCGGGTCTCCCGGCGAAGGTACCGGGCGTTTTAAGAAACTGAGTGCTGTAGCTGCGAGCAAAGGCAGGGTCTACGTTGCTGATGAGGATTCTGAAAAAATTCAGGTCTTCAGCTTTTATCCCAAAGGCATTGTTAAAAAAGACCGCACTTATGCCACAAGCATGGCTTATCCTGTACCAGGTATGAACGGTGATGCTGGCAAAAAGGCAACAACGCAGAATGCAAAGCAGATGGCGATTAAAGACCTTGCCGCTAAATACAAGGTTTCGCCCATGCATATGTCCAAATATATCGAGGTTGAAGACGAGGAAGTCTTCCCTGACGGAAGGGTCAAAGTGACCATAAGTGCGCCTAAGAAGATTCCTGCGGAAAAGCGGGTCGCACCCAAACCCAGAAAAGTCAAAAAAGCACCTAAGTACCAGTTGCAGTAA
- a CDS encoding tetratricopeptide repeat protein, producing the protein MRKYLIITLLLPALFFSLAGCKKNTQGQAFMQAGSYDKAVEYFESALQADPGNSQLLADLAKAKVFAAADHFASGQALEKQNNLGGALFEYGRAVELQPDNMDYARKYGQVSKKHSSIATKADEAVEMGRKNHDWVGALTSLQSLRPYAQTLPDLDDRISALKHEAAVYYDSQADAAIDKGSYQSAYDFSGQAMEMQPLPTYEQKNLALHHLLLSSQALQQRNYRKAYDEIQNGLNFVPDNQKLLAYKHKLESQWADLLYNESISAYNEGRLAKANAGLTQISRMKPGYLNVEEMLNEIRQTLAAEYYAEAMAIMDEGDKSKAGTVLANLLLVREQGLPQYWDIDEKIREAKKQLFQETELRVSFDVDNESAEPGASGYVKDRLLSRLKDSNLKNVRLLERATMDEILREQGLGQGFLDESTALQVKKIKGVQAGIKGSIIKVTAVESGREKPSYGSSKYISGTRMVPNPEYQKVQMELQQAQNAVMMAQSKVNNAQMGAAQAPMGGGLAGAMIALGSSMEVAGAQGQLNDAQADLAAAQNRMSNTPMQLQEEIESDYRYEIFDLTMEGEAVMSFRVIDYTTSEIGNVHTIRKTDIQTDRYIPGDPGKNVPTDPNDLPTKEGFKKELLGEAIDEAFLALREELSHHAIANYEAGKLAEERGLPDEAVESYIRFIYSAPDLGDPRVQHANRYIYDNIGLLVVKNGG; encoded by the coding sequence ATGCGTAAGTATCTCATCATTACCCTGCTGCTTCCGGCATTGTTTTTCAGCCTTGCCGGCTGCAAGAAAAATACGCAGGGACAGGCTTTTATGCAGGCCGGCTCCTACGATAAGGCTGTGGAATATTTTGAATCCGCTCTGCAGGCTGATCCCGGCAACAGTCAGCTTCTGGCTGATCTGGCAAAGGCCAAGGTTTTTGCCGCAGCCGATCATTTTGCTTCCGGGCAGGCTCTCGAAAAACAGAACAACCTCGGCGGGGCATTGTTTGAGTATGGTCGGGCTGTGGAATTGCAGCCGGACAATATGGATTATGCCCGTAAATACGGGCAGGTCAGTAAAAAACATTCCAGCATAGCCACCAAGGCTGACGAAGCTGTGGAAATGGGCCGCAAAAACCACGACTGGGTGGGGGCACTGACCTCGCTGCAAAGCCTGCGTCCTTATGCTCAGACTTTGCCCGATCTTGATGATCGTATCAGTGCTCTCAAGCATGAGGCCGCAGTTTATTATGATTCACAGGCCGATGCCGCAATTGATAAAGGCAGTTATCAGTCTGCGTATGATTTCAGCGGTCAGGCTATGGAGATGCAGCCCCTGCCTACTTATGAGCAGAAGAATCTGGCCCTGCATCACCTGCTTTTGTCCAGTCAGGCCCTGCAGCAGAGAAATTACCGCAAGGCTTACGATGAAATTCAGAACGGATTGAACTTTGTCCCTGATAACCAGAAGCTGCTCGCATACAAGCACAAGCTTGAATCCCAGTGGGCAGATCTGCTTTATAATGAGTCGATCAGTGCTTATAATGAAGGACGTCTTGCCAAGGCCAATGCCGGGCTGACCCAGATTTCGCGTATGAAGCCGGGTTATCTCAATGTGGAAGAGATGCTTAACGAAATTCGTCAAACTCTGGCCGCTGAATATTATGCCGAAGCCATGGCCATCATGGACGAAGGGGATAAATCCAAGGCCGGAACCGTTCTTGCCAATCTGCTGCTGGTCCGTGAGCAGGGTTTGCCCCAGTATTGGGATATTGATGAAAAAATCAGGGAAGCCAAGAAACAGCTGTTTCAGGAAACAGAGCTGCGGGTCTCCTTTGATGTGGATAACGAAAGTGCCGAGCCCGGTGCGTCCGGATACGTTAAGGACAGGCTCTTGTCCCGGCTTAAAGATTCAAATTTGAAGAACGTTCGTCTTCTTGAACGGGCCACCATGGATGAAATCCTGCGCGAACAGGGGCTGGGGCAGGGATTCCTTGATGAATCCACTGCCTTGCAGGTCAAGAAAATCAAAGGCGTGCAGGCCGGGATCAAAGGGAGCATCATCAAGGTGACCGCCGTTGAATCCGGACGTGAGAAGCCTTCTTACGGTTCCAGTAAATACATCAGCGGAACCCGCATGGTTCCCAACCCGGAATACCAGAAAGTTCAGATGGAGCTGCAGCAGGCCCAGAATGCGGTCATGATGGCCCAGTCCAAGGTCAATAATGCCCAGATGGGGGCGGCTCAAGCTCCTATGGGCGGCGGTCTGGCCGGGGCTATGATTGCATTGGGTTCCAGTATGGAAGTTGCCGGTGCACAGGGACAGTTGAATGATGCGCAGGCTGATCTTGCCGCCGCACAGAACAGGATGTCCAACACTCCCATGCAACTGCAGGAAGAGATTGAATCCGACTACCGTTACGAGATTTTTGACCTGACCATGGAAGGTGAGGCGGTCATGAGCTTCAGAGTCATCGACTATACCACTTCCGAGATCGGAAATGTACATACCATTCGTAAAACCGATATTCAGACCGACCGCTATATCCCCGGTGATCCCGGCAAAAATGTGCCCACCGATCCCAATGACCTGCCCACCAAAGAGGGGTTCAAAAAAGAGCTGCTCGGTGAGGCCATTGATGAGGCATTTCTCGCTCTGCGCGAAGAGCTGAGTCATCACGCCATTGCCAACTATGAAGCGGGCAAGCTGGCCGAGGAAAGGGGGCTGCCCGATGAAGCGGTTGAATCCTATATCCGTTTTATCTATTCCGCGCCCGATCTCGGTGATCCGAGGGTGCAGCATGCCAACCGCTATATCTACGACAATATCGGTCTGCTGGTTGTGAAAAACGGAGGCTGA
- a CDS encoding metallophosphoesterase translates to MNRNPLPYDLYSSLARRMGEKIVSRRLRMQAEISATGFCKAFGKGGGHVHLENLDSFVNFVDLVLRLSGMRGWGRRNSLDFRVEENEVLIPALPREFDGFRILQLTDLHIDGFIDGGKKFFDMIAPLRCDLCVLTGDYRLLTFHSHKPSAIGMSRLITQINAAHGVYAILGNHDFLEQVPALEESGVRVLLNEGGIIKHNGAELFLAGVDDPHFYGTHDLERAFRSRPLGIPTILLSHSPELYAEASALSVDFYLCGHTHGGQICLPGGIPVMTHAACPRYMAAGRWNYGNMSGYTSRGAGCSGVQARFNCPPEITIHTLRSKGSGS, encoded by the coding sequence ATGAACCGCAATCCCCTGCCGTACGATTTATATTCTTCCCTTGCCCGGCGCATGGGCGAAAAAATAGTTTCCCGGCGTTTGCGTATGCAGGCTGAGATTAGTGCTACGGGGTTTTGCAAGGCATTCGGCAAAGGAGGCGGGCATGTCCATCTGGAAAATTTGGACAGCTTTGTTAATTTTGTCGACCTTGTTTTGCGTTTGAGCGGGATGCGCGGTTGGGGACGGCGCAACAGCCTTGATTTCAGGGTTGAGGAAAATGAAGTCCTCATCCCTGCATTGCCCCGGGAATTTGACGGATTCAGGATATTGCAGCTGACTGATCTCCATATCGACGGCTTTATCGATGGCGGGAAAAAGTTTTTTGATATGATCGCCCCTCTGCGTTGTGATCTCTGCGTGCTTACCGGGGATTATCGTTTATTGACTTTCCACAGTCACAAACCATCAGCCATCGGCATGTCCCGGTTGATCACCCAGATAAACGCAGCGCACGGGGTGTACGCAATTTTAGGCAACCATGATTTTCTGGAGCAGGTTCCGGCTCTGGAAGAAAGCGGGGTGCGGGTGCTGCTCAATGAAGGCGGGATAATCAAGCACAACGGCGCGGAGCTGTTCCTCGCCGGGGTGGATGATCCCCATTTTTACGGCACTCATGATCTTGAACGGGCTTTCCGGTCCCGACCGCTGGGAATACCGACAATCCTGCTCAGCCATTCACCGGAACTATATGCCGAAGCTTCCGCCCTGTCTGTTGATTTCTATCTGTGCGGGCATACCCACGGCGGGCAGATCTGCCTGCCCGGAGGAATCCCGGTCATGACCCATGCCGCCTGCCCCCGGTACATGGCCGCAGGCCGGTGGAATTACGGAAACATGTCCGGATACACTTCACGCGGGGCCGGGTGCTCCGGTGTTCAGGCCCGGTTCAACTGTCCGCCGGAAATCACCATCCATACCCTGCGCAGCAAAGGGTCCGGATCATGA
- a CDS encoding PaaI family thioesterase produces MDINTHEQIDRALCGEPVAVVAGSSEVRLTCSPNMAADASGLVHGGFIFGMADYAAMLAVNHPNVVLAGAESRFLKPSKVGDVLIAKAQEQEKDGRKHIVKVEVFCNEDKVFSATFTCFVTKEHVLTGA; encoded by the coding sequence ATGGATATTAATACACACGAGCAGATAGACCGCGCTCTTTGCGGGGAGCCGGTTGCAGTTGTTGCCGGGAGCAGTGAAGTTCGTTTGACCTGCAGCCCGAATATGGCAGCTGACGCCAGCGGACTGGTTCACGGCGGATTTATTTTCGGCATGGCCGATTACGCGGCTATGCTGGCTGTCAACCATCCAAATGTTGTGCTGGCCGGAGCTGAGAGCCGCTTTTTAAAGCCGTCCAAGGTCGGTGACGTTCTCATTGCCAAGGCGCAAGAGCAGGAAAAGGACGGACGTAAACATATCGTCAAAGTGGAAGTCTTCTGCAATGAGGATAAGGTTTTCAGCGCAACTTTCACCTGCTTTGTTACCAAGGAACATGTGCTGACCGGAGCATAG